In the genome of Planctomyces sp. SH-PL62, the window GCACGTGATCCTGCCGGCGGGGATCTCGTTCTACACGTTCCAGTCGATGAGCTACACGCTGGACGTCTACCGCGGCAAGGTGGAGGCGGTGCGCAGCCTTGAGGACTACGCGCTGTTCGTGACCTTCTTCCCCGTGCTGGTGGCCGGGCCGATCGAGCGGGTGGGGCACATGCTGCCGAAGCTGACGACGCCCCGTGTGCTGAACCTGGACCAGACCACCCGCGGCTGCTTCCTGATCCTGTTCGGGCTGTTCAAGAAGGTCGCGGTGGCCGACAGCCTGGCGGTCTCGGTGAACTCGGTCTTCAACGCCCCCAGCGCCACCTGGGCCGACGTGGTGCTGGCGACGGTCGGCTTCGCGTTCCAGATCTACTGCGACTTCTCCGGCTACACCGACGTGGCGCGCGGGGTCGCGAAGGTGCTGGGCATCGACCTGATGCTGAACTTCAACCTGCCGTACTTCTCGCGGACCCCCAGCGAGTTCTGGACGCGCTGGCACATCAGCCTGTCGAGCTGGCTGCGGGACTACCTGTACATCCCCCTGGGGGGGAGCCGGGGGGGCGAGGGGGCCACCTACCGCAACCTGATGATCACGATGCTCCTGGGGGGGCTCTGGCACGGGGCGGCCTGGAACTTCGTCCTCTGGGGGGCCTACCAGGGGGCGATCCTCTGCCTCTATCGGCTGTTCACGCCCCGGGCGAGGCCGGCCGACCTCGACGAGCCGTCGCCGGCCGGGGGGCTGGACCTCGGCCGCCGCATCGGGGCGGTGCTCTCCACGGGCTTCTTCTTCGTCCTGACCTGCTACGGCTGGATGCTGTTCCGGGCCGGCTCGCTGGAGCAGGTGGTGGACTACACGCGGATCCTGCTGTCGGGCCCGTTCGACCTGCACACGACGATCGCCAAGCCGACGACCGCCGGGGTCCTCGGGCTGCCGCTGCTGATCGCCTTCGAGTGCCTGGAGTACTCGGCCGGGACGCGGCTCTTCTATCGCTCGCTCCCCAGCCCCGTCCGGGGCGCGCTGTACGCCCTGCTGCTCTTCATCCTGGTCATGGGGACGTCGAATGCCGCGACCCAGTTCATCTACTTCCAGTTC includes:
- a CDS encoding MBOAT family O-acyltransferase — translated: MLFNSPEFFVFFLIVYALYRLLDLRGQNRMLLAASYLFYGWWDIRFLYLLVLSTALDYCCGLLLGPGRIPGRDRLKVSVLTILASLLFVTLDWKAVRWVDPAAFRSPGEPAAGSWGTIAVDWGRLVSPDWLGVSVLVGTVAAVFAANLLYYPLTNMQADRRRRVGVWLTVGANLTLLGFFKYFNFFIDSFARMLEPMGVPVESLHLHVILPAGISFYTFQSMSYTLDVYRGKVEAVRSLEDYALFVTFFPVLVAGPIERVGHMLPKLTTPRVLNLDQTTRGCFLILFGLFKKVAVADSLAVSVNSVFNAPSATWADVVLATVGFAFQIYCDFSGYTDVARGVAKVLGIDLMLNFNLPYFSRTPSEFWTRWHISLSSWLRDYLYIPLGGSRGGEGATYRNLMITMLLGGLWHGAAWNFVLWGAYQGAILCLYRLFTPRARPADLDEPSPAGGLDLGRRIGAVLSTGFFFVLTCYGWMLFRAGSLEQVVDYTRILLSGPFDLHTTIAKPTTAGVLGLPLLIAFECLEYSAGTRLFYRSLPSPVRGALYALLLFILVMGTSNAATQFIYFQF